One window from the genome of Nicotiana sylvestris chromosome 9, ASM39365v2, whole genome shotgun sequence encodes:
- the LOC138878605 gene encoding uncharacterized protein, with amino-acid sequence MDHVDEEKTLFITDRGTYSYKVMPSGLKTTGATYQRLVTKMFQEHLEKTMEVYIDDMLVKTQHSGDHISHLSDTLQILQKFNMKLNPEKCAFGVASEIPDMLTSRKEVQRLTERIAALGRFISKSSEKCFKFFSALKKKDQFEWTEEYTQKFEGIPVKSAITRKTKGWGKIAYLPCCLRSSDFVANFSQGMQLEAEKELQVFTGSNPGIWTLFADGSSNVKGAGLGIVLVPPMGETIRQAIKCHSITNNETKYEAVIAGAFKQVREKEVRDFIWRNIICRFGVKKEIVCDNGPQFIGAQITEFFQSWHIKRITSTPYHPVGNGQAELTNKVIINNLKKRLEEPKGNWPELLPGVLWAYHTTTKTSTGETPFSLVYGVEALIPVEIGEPSSLHKRQKNLMAKKCT; translated from the exons atggatcatgtggatgaagaaaaaactttatttataacagatagggggacttacagttataaagtaatgccctctGGTCTTAAAACAACTGGCGCAACATATCAAAGACTggtgaccaaaatgtttcaagaacatttggaaaaaaccatggaggtttatatagacgatatgctcgttaaaactcaGCATTCAGGAGATCATATATCACACCTATCTGATACGCTTCAAATTTTGCAAAAATTTAACATGAAAttaaatcctgagaaatgtgcattcggtgttgcatcag aaattcctgacatgcttacaagtagaaaagaagtgcagaggttgacagaaagaattgcagccttggggaggttcatttctaaatcatcagaaaaatgctttaagttcttttcagctcttaaaaagaaAGATCAGTTCGAATGGACTGAGGAATACACTCAAAAATTTGAAGGCATACCTGTCAAATCTGCCATTactcgcaaaaccaaaggctggggaaagattGCTTATCTACCTTGTTGtctcagaagtagcg attttgtggctaattttagccaaggaatgcaattggaagcagaaaaagaattgcaaGTGTTCACCGGCTCTAATCCGGGAATTTGGACCTTATTCGCTGATGGTTCTTCTAATGTGAAGGGTGCAGGCTTGggaattgttttggtaccacctatgggtgaaaccattcgacaagccattaaatgtcattctataactaacaatgagacaaagtatgaagctgtgattgcag gagcattcaaacaggtgcgagaaaaagaagttagagatttcatttggcgaaatatcatatgtcgattcggtgtgAAAAAGGAAATtgtgtgtgataatggccctcaatttataggTGCACAAATTACAgagttttttcaaagttggcataTCAAAAGGATAacatccacaccttatcatccggtgggtaatggacaagctgagttaacaaacaaagtcattatcaacaatctAAAGAAGCGTTTGGAGGAAcccaaaggtaattggccagaattgttacctggtgttttatgggcataccacacaacaacaaaaacaagtacgggagaaacaccattttcattggtttatggagttgaagctttaattccagttgagataggagagccaagTTCTTTACACAAGCGTCAGAAGAATCTAATGGCGAAGAAATGCACATAA
- the LOC104222880 gene encoding uncharacterized protein, protein MGVVEDVPNFRDWVGKLLSIAQMDGRSWKTLSQRFGWKVKTHGFAIRGVIVEAVAASHISLERAQEIILGSSSKRKSVDDQDFEEEEDGGSLVTRPQARRCIISDDETKASPHRSIPLTKSVEALVVIPDEVDDAPAAAHDSVEQRFDRGFGSESLSPISDETPLASFSPPVHVTPTLPIMAASIPPHDVFTTSTVPPSTIPPPPAHRAEVGSSSRSGAMRQVIIEVPTEVNLLRKSGQADVWLKPLIGPVERAKLESHSSLTLMNDIVHASLKANLIGTEMMKRVTLSEQLVCDYQLEACNWKEQYESLQIDVELLEESKSTLE, encoded by the exons atgggagttgtggaagatgttcccaatttccgtgATTGGGTAGGAAAGTTGTTGAGTATTGCACAAATGGATGGTAGATCTTGGAAGACCCTTTCCCAACgttttggttggaaagtaaaaactcatg gatttgctattcgaggagttatTGTTGAGGCGGTTGCGGCTTCTCATATCTCTTTGGAAAGGGCTCAAGAAATAATTCTGGGCTCTTCATCGAAAAGAAAATCCGTTGATGACCAAGACTTTGAAGAAGAGGAAGACGGGGGTTCCTTGGTAACAAGGCCACAGGCTCGTAGATGCATTATTTCCGATGATGAAACAAAAGCGTCCCCCCACCGTTCTATTCCTCTTACCAAATCTGTTGAAGCCCTGGTAGTGATCCCTGATGAAGTTGATGATGCTCCCGCTGCTGCTCATGATTCTGTTGAGCAGCGTTTTGACCGCGGGTTTGGTAGTGAAAGTTTAAGTCCCATTTCTGATGAAACTCCCTTGGCTTCTTTTTCTCCTCCCGTGCATGTGACTCCTACTTTGCCGATTATGGCTGCTTCCATTCCTCCCCATGATGTTTTTACTACTTCTACTGTTCCTCCTTCGACAATTCCTCCCCCACCTGCTCACCGTGCTGAGGTTGGCTCCTCAAGTAGGAGTGGTGCTATGAGGCAAGTAATTATTGAAGTCCCCACTGAGGTCAACCTTTTAAGGAAATCGGGTCAAGCAGATGTGTGGCTAAAGCCTTTAATTGGTCCTGTTGAGAGAGCCAAGCTAGAGAGCCATAGTTCTTTGACTTTGATGAATGACATTGTGCatgcttctttaaag GCCAATCTCATCGGcacggagatgatgaaaagggttaccCTCTCAGAGCAGTTAGTGTGTGATTATCAATTGGAGGCATGTAATTGGAAGGAACAGTATGAAAGTCTTCAGATCGACGTGGAGCTCTTAGAAGAAAGTAAGAGTACCTTGGAGTAG
- the LOC138878604 gene encoding uncharacterized protein has translation MKGRFGGYNFNVSTSELVAVLRSMGDKVWWPKEMRSNPNRRNPNHWCEFHNDHGHKTADCRLLQGEVDHLLNQGYLTELFSERGKQAYMKNRQEPPKPPSPKRTVNVISGGEDINGVTYITANKVSKVKITHGKRVRHVLEEESIAFDDADVDGVLFPHNDALVISLVVHDTNVKRVLIDPGSSVNIILLRVLREMQAEDKLIPKAYTLSGFDNSSVVTKGEVILTTFAEGVVKDTKFQVVDMEMAYNMILGRPWIHKMDVVPSTLHQVIKFPSP, from the coding sequence ATGAAAGGAAGGTTTGGCGGTTATAATTTTAATGTAAGcacttccgagctcgtagctgttttaagaagcatgggtgatAAAGTAtggtggccaaaagaaatgagatcgaacccaaacaggcgcaaccctaatcactggtgcgaatttcacaatgatcacgggcataaaacggCAGACTGCAGGTTGCTGCAAGGTGAAGTTGATCATCTATTAAATCAAGGGTATCTCACTGAATTATTCAGTGAGAGAGGTAAGcaagcatatatgaagaataggcaggagcccccaaaaccaccttctcccaaaaggaccgttaatgtgataagtggaggtgaagacatcaatggtgtgACGTACATAACAGCCAATaaagtctccaaagtcaaaattaCCCACGGGAAGCGGGTGCGGCATGTCTTAGAGGAAGAAAGCATTGCGTTTGATGATGCAGACGTGGATGGCGTATTATTCccacataacgatgcactggtaatatctttagttgtacatgatactaatgtgaaacgagttttgattgatccaggtagttccgtgaacattattttgctaagagtgctacgtgagatgcaagccgaagataaattaataccaaaggcaTATACTCtgtctggatttgacaattccagCGTAGTGACAAAAGGGGAGGTAATACTTAcaacattcgcagaaggagttgtcaaggatacaaaatttcaggtggtagacatggagatggcttacaatatgatccttggaAGACCATGGATCCACAAGATGGATGTCGTTCCGTCAACCTTGcaccaagttattaaatttccatcaccatga